The following proteins are co-located in the Salvelinus sp. IW2-2015 linkage group LG36, ASM291031v2, whole genome shotgun sequence genome:
- the LOC111959730 gene encoding secreted frizzled-related protein 3 — MIMFSHEFFVSFLAVTCLFGIPRASAAACEPIRIPLCKSMPWNMTKMPNHLHHSTQANAVLAIEQFEGLLGTQCSPDLLFFLCAMYAPICTIDFQHDPIKPCKSVCERAKCGCEPVMKRYNHTWPESLACEDLPVYDRGVCISPEAIVKAEGPDNPYYQDPSKCSPESTPDFPSDSHNVNCKGANNDRCKCKSVRLGLKTYLKSNYNYVIRARVKEIRSRNHDLSAIVEVKDILKSSLVNIPRDTVTLYYNSGCPCPPLTANDEYIIMGYENEERSRLLLIEGSIAQKWKDRMGRKVRRWDQSRGNSGRSNMRRSRH, encoded by the exons ATGATCATGTTTTCACACGAGTTCTTCGTCTCCTTCCTCGCGGTTACCTGTCTGTTTGGGATACCCAGAGCGTCCGCAGCGGCATGCGAGCCCATCCGGATCCCACTGTGCAAGTCCATGCCCTGGAACATGACGAAAATGCCCAACCACCTCCACCACAGCACCCAGGCGAACGCAGTCCTAGCGATTGAGCAGTTTGAAGGGCTTCTTGGCACTCAGTGCAGTCCAGATTTACTGTTCTTCCTGTGCGCCATGTACGCTCCAATATGCACTATTGACTTCCAACACGACCCTATCAAGCCCTGCAAGTCGGTGTGTGAACGGGCGAAGTGCGGCTGTGAACCGGTGATGAAGCGGTATAATCACACCTGGCCAGAGAGCTTGGCCTGCGAGGATCTGCCAGTCTATGACCGGGGAGTCTGTATCTCGCCAGAGGCCATTGTCAAAGCAGAAGGACCAG ACAACCCCTATTATCAAGACCCCTCAAAATGCTCACCTG AATCAACTCCTGACTTTCCAAGTGACTCTCACAATGTCAACTGTAAAGGAGCCAACAATG ATCGATGCAAGTGCAAGTCGGTAAGACTGGGTCTCAAGACCTACCTAAAGAGTAATTACAACTATG TGATTCGTGCGAGGGTGAAGGAGATTAGAAGCAGAAATCATGATCTAAGTGCCATCGTGGAGGTCAAAGACATCCTGAAGTCTTCCTTAGTGAACATCCCTCGTGATACAGTCACACTGTACTACAACTCTGGctgtccctgtcctcctctcactGCCAACGACGAGTACATCATCATGGGTTACGAGAACGAGGAGAGATCCAG GCTTCTGCTCATCGAAGGKTCCATTGCACAGAAGTGGAAGGACCGTATGGGGAGGAAGGTGAGGCGTTGGGACCAGAGCCGGGGGAACTCGGGGAGAAGCAATATGCGGAGGAGCCGCCACTGA